In Onychostoma macrolepis isolate SWU-2019 chromosome 04, ASM1243209v1, whole genome shotgun sequence, one DNA window encodes the following:
- the fgf23 gene encoding fibroblast growth factor 23, translated as MRCALSKLRMLRSSVLALWITALQGFRSADAAPNPSPLLGSSWGNPRRYIHLQTTSDLNNFYLEISPNGHVRKTTNRGSYSVILLKAESRDRLAIFGVKSNRFLCMDAGGTLFTSTVCNKEDCLFHHKLLENHRDVYYSTKHGILLNLDGAKQVFIAGQNLPQSSLFLSEKNTVPLERLQHRERRNRQVNPSDPLNALRYGEASDSRAAQEDDGDLDFEPSEGRNISRETLVSPSDDDPWDLLHDTSPGSPRISAIVG; from the exons ATGCGTTGCGCACTTTCCAAACTGCGCATGCTGCGCTCCTCCGTCCTTGCGCTGTGGATCACGGCTCTCCAGGGATTCAGATCTGCGGATGCTGCCCCTAACCCCTCGCCCCTCCTGGGCTCCAGCTGGGGGAACCCGCGGAGGTACATCCACCTTCAGACCACTTCGGACTTAAACAACTTCTACTTGGAGATCAGTCCGAATGGACACGTGCGCAAAACTACAAACCGGGGGTCCTACA GTGTAATTTTATTGAAAGCAGAGAGCAGAGACCGTCTGGCAATATTTGGAGTGAAAAGTAACCGATTTTTGTGTATGGACGCGGGAGGAACTCTTTTCACATCT ACGGTTTGCAATAAGGAAGACTGTCTTTTTCACCACAAACTTTTGGAAAACCATCGTGACGTGTATTACTCCACCAAGCATGGCATACTGCTTAACCTGGACGGGGCGAAACAGGTGTTCATAGCGGGACAAAACCTCCCTCAGTCCTCTCTCTTCCTATCAGAGAAGAACACTGTTCCACTGGAGCGCCTGCAGCACCGGGAGAGGAGAAACCGGCAGGTGAATCCATCAGACCCGCTGAACGCGCTCCGGTACGGTGAGGCGTCAGACTCCAGAGCTGCTCAAGAGGACGATGGGGACTTGGACTTTGAGCCTTCAGAGGGTCGAAACATCTCCAGGGAAACCCTGGTTTCCCCTTCCGATGATGACCCGTGGGATCTTCTTCACGACACGAGCCCCGGCAGTCCCCGGATTTCAGCAATTGTCGGATAA
- the rad51ap1 gene encoding RAD51-associated protein 1, translating to MDRPSRNKKAVNYTDFKDDDDEDFACVKPPPKKARTAIKDPDSERNLKTTSAPPNEVVDLTSSGSRKRESLEDKFYERDLETALSLSLLDSSRTQDGEPTTKTDDRDSSQPPQCSPPILIHCSAEDSHLVSEGQPRPDSPPVLSNCSIDGRSLGLNLISIDASPTSVSKQKETSEEQRKPLKEKKDNRDDEDYQPQNTPDSESDADFTEEDESEDETFTMIKKKKVVKQKTEKKAPPAAKNKMEKKDKKPMKASKAKGSAPSPAICRSPAAPVSGQKAAPTTPPLSKPAVCSSPAGARLPKWNPPGLLGRSPGASQNAHVKSPGQGLRLGLSRMARVKPLHPNAAAN from the exons ATGGACCGACCATCCAG AAATAAGAAAGCTGTCAACTACACAGACTTCAAAGACGACGACG ATGAGGATTTTGCCTGTGTAAAACCTCCTCCCAAAAAAGCTCGAACGGCCATCAAAGACCCTGATTCTGAGAGAAACCTCAAAACTACAAGTGCCCCTCCAAATGAAGTTGTTGATCTCACCAGCTCAGGAAGCAGGAAGAG GGAGTCTCTGGAGGATAAATTTTATGAAAGAGATTTGGAGACAGCTCTATCGTTATCATTGCTGGACTCTTCAAGAACACAAGATGGAGAGCCTACAACCAAAACAG ATGACCGTGACAGTTCTCAACCTCCTCAGTGTTCACCACCTATTCTAATACACTGCAGTGCTGAGGACAGCCATTTAG TCAGCGAAGGTCAGCCACGTCCAGATTCTCCTCCTGTGCTGTCAAATTGTAGCATTGATGGCCGAAGTTTAG GGCTGAATCTGATCAGTATAGACGCCTCCCCTACCAGTGTTTCTAAACAGAAGGAAACCTCTGAGGAACAAAGAAAACCACTGAAGGAGAAGAAGGACAACAGAGACGATGAGGACTACCAGCCTCAGAACACACCAG ATTCAGAAAGTGATGCAGACTTTACTGAAGAAGATGAGAGCGAAGATGAGACATTCACTATGATAAAGAAAAAGAAGGTTGTGAAACAGAAGACAGAAAAAAAGGCCCCACCAGCTGCAAAGAACAAGAtggaaaagaaagacaaaaagcCAATGAAAGCCTCAAAAGCCAAAGGCTCAG CTCCCAGCCCAGCGATCTGTCGGAGTCCTGCTGCTCCTGTGTCTGGACAGAAGGCGGCGCCTACTACTCCGCCTCTCTCTAAACCTGCAGTCTGCTCCAGTCCTGCAGGGGCCAGACTGCCTAAGTGGAATCCCCCTG GTCTTCTTGGCCGGAGTCCCGGTGCATCTCAGAACGCACATGTGAAGTCTCCAGGACAGGGGCTGCGTTTAGGACTTTCCCGTATGGCTCGAGTCAAACCCCTTCACCCTAATGCTGCTGCGAACTAA
- the galnt8b.1 gene encoding probable polypeptide N-acetylgalactosaminyltransferase 8 — protein MRISCVKTLFPVLSVAVVFLYMSSVKWEIQTQEKQLDQVQQNFSVHSALLLNKLDKLEAHLIAVEEKSLIEKNEKKPAKKLFPNSYLFKQWTVELSEDDQRKAEDLFQKYGYNAFLSDQLPLDRELPETRDHRCIGREYPHNLPTLSVVLIYLNEALSVIQRAICSIINRTPAHLLKDIILVDDHSTNEDLKTQLHVYISSINEKHPGLVKTVTHSEQKGLSQARISGWKAASGDVVAILDAHIEVHVKWAEPLLARIQADRTLVLSPVFDKVNYHDLQVTNYFASAHGFDWALWCMYVAFPQKWYDQNDPSQPGKSPSVMGILVVDRLFFGEIGTLDGGMEVYGGENVELGIRVWLCGGSIEIVPCSKIAHIERAHKPYMPDLSNVMKRNALRVAEVWMDEYKINVNIAWGLPIQNHGIDIGDVSERKKLRERLNCKPFKWYLENVYPQLNPMNLLAYGVLINELQTSLCLDKGPLEENNPILYACHFMGSQIFYYAARGEIFAHPLQSLKNNRNRCLIDPGSGRFPELSWCSDTEKPKHMYWDFKQGQAIQNRETKRCLEISTDQTGKYEKNVFLQDCRNQHWKIQNVIQDF, from the exons ATGAGAATAAGCTGTGTGAAAACTTTGTTCCCAGTCTTGTCTGTTGCTGTGGTGTTTCTCTATATGAGCTCTGTCAAGTGGGAAATCCAAACTCAAGAGAAGCAGCTCGACCAAGTCCAGCAGAACTTCTCGGTACACAGCGCACTACTTCTTAACAAGCTGGACAAACTGGAGGCTCATTTAATAGCAGTGG AAGAGAAAAGCCTCATAGAGAAAAATGAGAAGAAGCCAGCAAAGAAGCTGTTTCCAAACTCATACCTCTTCAAGCAATGGACTGTTGAACTTTCTGAGGATGACCAGAGGAAGGCTGAGGATCTCTTTCAGAAATACGGCTATAATGCCTTCCTCAGTGACCAGTTGCCTCTGGACCGGGAGCTGCCGGAAACTCGAGACCACAG ATGCATTGGCCGTGAATACCCCCACAATCTGCCCACCCTCAGTGTGGTGCTGATTTATCTGAATGAGGCTCTCTCTGTCATTCAAAGAGCCATTTGCAGCATCATCAACAGAACTCCAGCCCACCTGCTCAAAGACATCATACTGGTGGACGACCACAGCACAAATG AAGATCTGAAAACACAGCTACATGTTTATATCAGCTCCATCAATGAGAAGCACCCAGGCCTGGTGAAGACGGTGACCCATTCAGAGCAGAAAGGACTTTCCCAGGCCAGAATCTCAGGGTGGAAGGCTGCCTCTGGGGATGTGGTTGCCATTTTGGACGCTCACATTGAGGTCCATGTCAAATG GGCGGAGCCTCTGCTTGCACGTATCCAGGCTGACCGTACGCTGGTCCTGAGCCCCGTGTTTGATAAAGTCAATTACCATGACTTGCAAGTGACAAACTATTTCGCCTCTGCTCATGGTTTTGACTGGGCTCTCTGGTGCATGTACGTGGCATTCCCACAGAAGTGGTACGATCAAAATGATCCTTCACAGCCAGGAAA GAGTCCGTCTGTCATGGGAATACTCGTGGTTGATCGTCTGTTCTTTGGTGAGATTGGGACTCTGGATGGAGGGATGGAGGTGTACGGAGGAGAGAATGTTGAATTAGGAATACGG GTGTGGCTGTGTGGAGGAAGTATAGAGATTGTACCCTGCTCAAAAATTGCTCACATCGAGAGGGCACACAAACCCTACATGCCTGATCTTAGCAATGTCATGAAGAGAAATGCCCTGAGAGTGGCAGAAGTTTGGATGGATGAATACAAGATAAATGTGAACATTGCCTGGGGTCTTCCTATACAG AACCATGGGATAGACATTGGTGATGTATCGGAGAGAAAGAAACTGAGAGAAAGACTAAATTGCAAGCCATTTAAATGGTATCTGGAAAATGTCTATCCTCAATTAAATCCCATGAATTTATTAGCTTATGGAGTG ctgattaaTGAGCTGCAAACAAGTTTATGTTTGGATAAGGGGCCACTTGAGGAGAACAATCCCATTTTATATGCATGTCATTTCATGGGATCTCAG ATATTTTACTATGCAGCACGTGGTGAGATATTTGCACATCCCCTTCAGTCCCTTAAAAACAATAGGAACCGCTGTCTAATTGATCCCGGCTCAGGCAGGTTTCCAGAGCTGTCCTGGTGTTCAGACACTGAAAAACCAAAACACATGTACTGGGACTTCAAACAg gGACAGGCCATACAGAACAGAGAAACCAAACGCTGTCTGGAGATCAGCACTGACCAGACAGGAAAATATGAAAAGAACGTTTTTCTTCAGGACTGCAGAAACCAACACTGGAAGATACAGAATGTAATTCAGGACTTTTGA